Proteins from a single region of Ignavibacteria bacterium:
- the amrA gene encoding AmmeMemoRadiSam system protein A, which translates to MNFSKEEKKLLLQIARDSISEGLRKGGGVNFSLELPPHLKEKYGVFVTLTLDDELRGCIGYILGFSPLFEQVYDAAKKAAFEDPRFAPLSAEELDFIDIEISVLSVPKRIKSIDEIKIGKHGLIIEKDTHHGLLLPQVAVKYNWNSEEFLDHTCQKAGLRKHDWKSPQTKIEIFSATIFSEKEVLRSK; encoded by the coding sequence ATGAACTTTTCTAAAGAAGAAAAAAAGTTATTGTTACAAATCGCTCGTGACTCAATTTCGGAAGGATTGAGAAAAGGAGGGGGCGTTAATTTCAGCTTAGAACTCCCTCCTCATTTAAAAGAAAAATATGGAGTGTTTGTAACACTCACTCTTGACGATGAACTCAGAGGCTGCATTGGATATATTCTTGGATTTTCACCTTTGTTCGAGCAGGTTTATGATGCTGCAAAAAAAGCTGCATTTGAAGATCCCCGATTTGCACCATTAAGTGCAGAAGAATTGGATTTCATTGATATTGAAATTTCTGTTCTTTCAGTTCCTAAAAGGATAAAATCTATCGATGAAATTAAAATTGGCAAACATGGTCTGATCATTGAAAAAGATACACATCACGGTTTGCTTCTTCCCCAAGTCGCTGTAAAATATAATTGGAATAGTGAAGAGTTTCTCGATCACACTTGTCAGAAAGCAGGTCTAAGGAAACACGATTGGAAATCACCTCAGACAAAAATTGAAATTTTCTCTGCAACTATTTTCTCTGAGAAAGAAGTTTTAAGGAGCAAGTGA
- the amrB gene encoding AmmeMemoRadiSam system protein B produces MEVREPAVSGMFYERDPKKLKAEIEGFIAEAKPSKIDGEIIGMVSPHAGYFYSGKTAAYGYSHLLKQEYETVVVISPSHYEYFDGASIFDGHAYLTPFGLVEIDSKLRETLSESKSLIQISKKGHGREHALEVQLPFLQSTLKKFKLLPIVIGNQSEEVCNSLAEILAEETHGRKILFVASSDLSHYHSHELADSLDSRIHTHIENFDSESLMTDFENQKVEACGGGPIVTIMQTSKLLGANKSKILYRCDSSEASGDFRQVVGYLSAVFYKSNQK; encoded by the coding sequence ATGGAAGTTCGTGAGCCAGCAGTAAGTGGAATGTTTTATGAGAGAGATCCAAAAAAACTCAAAGCTGAAATCGAAGGTTTTATTGCTGAGGCAAAACCATCAAAGATCGATGGAGAGATCATTGGAATGGTTTCACCCCACGCGGGATATTTTTATTCAGGTAAAACTGCAGCTTACGGGTACAGCCATTTATTGAAGCAAGAGTATGAGACCGTAGTGGTAATCTCGCCGAGTCATTATGAATATTTTGATGGCGCTTCAATATTTGATGGGCATGCGTACTTAACACCCTTTGGCTTAGTCGAAATTGATAGTAAACTACGTGAGACACTTTCGGAAAGTAAAAGTCTTATACAAATTTCAAAAAAAGGGCATGGACGTGAACATGCTCTCGAGGTGCAACTTCCTTTTTTACAAAGCACTCTGAAAAAGTTCAAACTCCTTCCAATCGTGATAGGAAATCAAAGTGAGGAAGTGTGCAATTCTCTTGCAGAGATCCTCGCCGAGGAAACTCATGGAAGAAAAATACTTTTCGTTGCAAGTTCTGATCTTTCTCATTATCACTCACACGAATTAGCTGATTCGCTTGATTCAAGGATTCACACTCATATTGAAAACTTTGATTCCGAATCACTAATGACTGATTTTGAGAATCAAAAAGTCGAAGCTTGCGGCGGAGGTCCGATCGTAACAATCATGCAAACATCAAAACTGTTGGGTGCAAACAAATCAAAAATTTTGTATAGATGCGATTCGAGTGAAGCAAGCGGAGATTTTAGACAAGTCGTTGGATACTTATCTGCAGTGTTTTATAAGTCAAATCAAAAATAA
- a CDS encoding DUF2520 domain-containing protein translates to MKKFRICIIGAGRVGSALAKHFYSTGIQIEQIVDYDIKKAKNLAVRTNSKMFSNKLDILSEYTNIICISVQDRNIQEVVNYFLEKHIILNSVFVFHTSGSETSEVLKPLKKLGAEVFSFHPLFSFASEKINYDLLNTFVAVESDSRRAINFAEIFCKEINCKSIVIQKDKKALYHAFAVLISNYLAILLSKAENSILNKKSKIKPEQLYKPLIESTLKNIEILGVEEGLTGPIVRGDNETIEKNISALKEYYPELADIYKSFMKLVK, encoded by the coding sequence GTGAAGAAATTCAGAATTTGCATAATCGGAGCTGGAAGAGTAGGGTCTGCACTTGCCAAACATTTTTACTCAACTGGAATTCAAATTGAACAGATCGTTGATTACGACATTAAAAAGGCAAAGAATCTTGCAGTGAGAACAAATTCCAAAATGTTCTCAAATAAATTAGACATTCTTTCTGAGTATACAAATATTATTTGTATTTCAGTTCAAGACCGAAATATTCAAGAAGTAGTTAATTACTTCTTGGAAAAACACATTATATTAAATTCCGTTTTTGTTTTTCATACTTCCGGTAGTGAAACGTCGGAAGTTTTAAAGCCGCTAAAAAAATTGGGAGCGGAAGTTTTCTCGTTCCATCCATTGTTCAGCTTTGCGTCTGAAAAAATAAATTATGACTTATTAAATACTTTTGTTGCTGTTGAATCAGATTCACGAAGAGCAATTAATTTTGCTGAAATATTTTGCAAGGAAATTAATTGTAAATCAATTGTAATTCAAAAAGACAAAAAAGCACTCTATCATGCTTTTGCTGTGCTCATTTCAAACTATTTAGCCATCCTCCTCAGCAAAGCAGAGAACTCAATACTAAACAAGAAGTCAAAGATTAAACCTGAACAGTTATACAAACCCTTGATTGAATCTACTTTGAAAAATATTGAGATACTTGGAGTTGAAGAAGGATTGACGGGGCCAATCGTTCGTGGTGATAATGAAACAATTGAAAAAAACATCTCAGCACTAAAAGAATATTATCCAGAATTGGCAGATATTTATAAGAGCTTTATGAAATTGGTCAAATGA
- a CDS encoding HEPN domain-containing protein — protein sequence MLKIEFIILFYIVMALAIKNNYSTSKHHQLMGWFNRTFVKTGKVKTEIGRIYLTALEKRTKGDYEDMKVFTLEEDEVDFKEMIRFVQVVERLINEK from the coding sequence ATGCTGAAAATAGAATTTATTATACTCTTTTACATTGTAATGGCATTAGCAATCAAGAATAATTATTCAACGTCCAAGCATCATCAATTAATGGGTTGGTTCAATCGGACTTTTGTGAAAACAGGTAAAGTGAAAACTGAAATTGGTAGAATTTATTTAACTGCGTTGGAAAAGAGAACGAAAGGAGACTATGAGGACATGAAAGTATTTACGCTAGAAGAAGATGAAGTGGATTTTAAAGAAATGATTCGATTTGTTCAAGTGGTTGAAAGACTAATAAATGAGAAATAG
- a CDS encoding nucleotidyltransferase domain-containing protein produces the protein MEIIIKEISSPLKSKYSDFEGIYFFGSRASGSHEEDSDYDLLFAFGREIDWKFEKEITAVIYDFMLEYDVIIDCKIYSHSEILDPVTPFRENVKKEGIFYGS, from the coding sequence ATTGAAATCATCATTAAAGAGATTTCATCTCCTTTAAAATCTAAATATTCTGATTTTGAAGGGATATATTTCTTTGGTTCAAGAGCAAGCGGAAGCCACGAAGAGGATTCTGATTATGATTTACTTTTTGCATTTGGCCGTGAAATAGATTGGAAATTTGAAAAAGAAATAACAGCCGTAATCTATGATTTTATGCTCGAGTATGATGTTATTATCGATTGCAAGATTTATTCCCATTCTGAAATTTTAGATCCAGTCACTCCTTTCAGAGAAAATGTTAAAAAGGAAGGAATATTTTATGGCAGTTGA